Proteins encoded by one window of Bacillus sp. DTU_2020_1000418_1_SI_GHA_SEK_038:
- the smc gene encoding chromosome segregation protein SMC, producing MFLKRLDVVGFKSFAERIMVDFVPGVTAVVGPNGSGKSNITDAIRWVLGEQSAKSLRGAKMEDIIFSGSDSRKSLNFAEVTLTLDNEDQSLPIDYNEVSVTRRVYRSGESEFLINKQSCRLKDIVDLFMDSGLGREAFSIISQGRVEEILNSKAEERRTIFEEAAGVLKYKSRKKKAEGKLTETQDNLNRVNDIVYELESQVEPLKIQASIAKDYLEQKDELEKIEVALTVYEIEDLHAKWEKLSQDLGLHKENEMKHSANLHSKEAKIEQLRDQALALDESISDLQNVLLHASEELEKLEGRKEVLKERKKNASQNKEQLQKNLEEYAAKELELISQKEKQYSSKKQLEKEASNLQNELKQKHEQLKLFNENTEDKIESLKSDYIEILSKQAAAKNELQNIEQQLNQLDMRNSKLEQDNENFIQSRKNILEKKNKIEAQLLSAQKELDDGVKLFRDEQRKLEISKDNYQKQEKTLYQAYQYLQKAKSRQEMLEEMEDDYSGFFQGVKEVLKGRGGKLSGIEGAVAELIQVPKEIETAIETALGGAMQHIIVETEQDGRRAIQYLKQNSFGRATFLPLNVMKGKSLSFSQLQLIQQHPSFVGEAAKLIQFDPKYKESMENLLGNVVIAKELKGANEMAKLLQYRVRLVTLDGDIVNPGGSMTGGALKQKTSSILSRKGELEELKVRITDMESKTAGLESQVKLLKADIQKLEARIDGHRKLGEELRLKEQSIKGDLRELEFEEKSINERLSLYDMDKAQFMEDKTKLLNRKADLHSLLEAYQSQITSYDEKILMLTDQKNMQKTSKETLLSEINELKVSYASKSEQYNHAKDKYEAILEELAEINEKLIICKEDLELLSSEMVNSFSGEQQLEEAAKRKLQDKTETLNLISSRREERMGLQTALEDLELETKELKRLHKGMVEALKDEEVRLNRLDVELETRLTHLREEYLLSFEGAKVEYPLTIDVNEARKKVKLIKLAIEELGTVNLGAIEEYERVSERYEFLLEQKNDLQAAKDTLFQVIDEMDIEMKKRFQQTFEGIRFHFESVFQSLFGGGRADLKLTDPDDLLNTGVEIVAQPPGKKLQNLGLLSGGERALTAIALLFSILKVRPVPFCILDEVEAALDEANVFRFSQYLKRFSSETQFIVITHRKGTMEEADVLYGVTMQESGVSKLVSVRLEETKELITQ from the coding sequence TTGTTTTTAAAACGGTTAGATGTAGTTGGCTTTAAATCGTTTGCTGAGAGAATCATGGTTGATTTTGTTCCAGGTGTTACTGCTGTTGTAGGTCCGAATGGAAGCGGAAAAAGCAACATTACGGATGCAATCCGTTGGGTGTTAGGTGAACAATCAGCTAAATCTCTTAGAGGCGCCAAAATGGAGGATATCATTTTTTCCGGCAGTGATTCCAGAAAATCGCTTAACTTTGCAGAGGTTACGCTAACATTAGATAATGAGGATCAATCCTTGCCGATTGATTATAATGAAGTCAGTGTTACACGCCGTGTGTACAGATCAGGTGAAAGTGAATTTTTAATAAATAAGCAATCCTGCAGACTTAAGGACATTGTCGATTTATTTATGGATTCAGGTTTAGGAAGAGAAGCATTTTCTATTATTAGCCAAGGAAGAGTAGAGGAAATTCTTAATAGCAAGGCTGAAGAGCGCAGAACAATTTTTGAAGAAGCAGCGGGTGTACTTAAATACAAAAGCAGGAAAAAGAAAGCAGAAGGAAAGCTGACTGAGACTCAAGATAATTTAAATCGGGTCAATGATATTGTGTATGAGCTTGAAAGTCAGGTGGAGCCTTTAAAGATTCAAGCCTCCATTGCTAAGGATTATTTAGAGCAAAAGGACGAGCTTGAAAAAATAGAAGTGGCGCTAACAGTATATGAAATTGAGGATTTACATGCAAAATGGGAGAAATTATCTCAAGACCTTGGGTTGCATAAAGAAAACGAAATGAAGCATTCGGCCAATCTCCATAGTAAAGAAGCGAAAATCGAACAATTAAGAGACCAAGCTTTGGCTCTTGATGAGTCAATCAGTGATTTGCAAAATGTATTGCTTCATGCAAGTGAAGAACTTGAAAAGCTAGAAGGCAGAAAAGAAGTGCTTAAGGAAAGAAAGAAAAACGCTTCCCAGAACAAGGAGCAGCTTCAAAAAAATCTTGAGGAATACGCAGCAAAAGAACTGGAGCTAATAAGTCAAAAGGAAAAGCAATATTCCAGTAAAAAGCAATTAGAAAAAGAAGCTAGCAATCTGCAAAATGAATTAAAACAAAAACATGAGCAATTAAAACTATTTAATGAAAATACGGAAGATAAGATTGAATCATTAAAAAGTGATTATATCGAAATTTTAAGTAAACAGGCTGCTGCCAAAAATGAGCTGCAAAATATTGAACAGCAGCTAAATCAGCTGGACATGAGAAACAGTAAGCTTGAGCAGGATAATGAAAATTTTATCCAAAGTCGAAAAAATATTCTTGAAAAGAAAAACAAGATTGAAGCTCAGCTTCTTTCTGCACAAAAAGAATTAGATGATGGAGTAAAGCTATTTAGAGATGAGCAAAGAAAGCTCGAAATAAGCAAGGATAATTATCAGAAGCAGGAAAAGACCCTTTATCAAGCCTATCAATATCTTCAAAAGGCTAAATCGAGACAAGAGATGCTTGAAGAAATGGAAGATGATTATTCTGGCTTCTTTCAGGGTGTGAAAGAAGTATTAAAGGGCCGTGGCGGAAAGCTTTCAGGAATCGAGGGAGCTGTTGCTGAACTCATTCAAGTTCCTAAGGAAATTGAAACTGCAATTGAAACAGCCTTAGGTGGGGCTATGCAGCATATTATTGTAGAAACAGAACAGGACGGCCGAAGGGCGATTCAATATTTAAAGCAAAACTCCTTTGGACGTGCAACCTTCTTACCTTTAAATGTCATGAAAGGCAAGAGCTTAAGCTTTAGTCAGCTGCAATTAATACAGCAGCATCCTTCCTTTGTTGGAGAAGCTGCAAAATTAATTCAATTCGATCCTAAATATAAAGAATCAATGGAAAATTTACTTGGTAATGTCGTCATTGCAAAGGAGTTAAAAGGTGCGAATGAAATGGCTAAGCTCCTGCAATACAGAGTAAGGCTCGTGACTCTGGATGGCGATATTGTCAATCCAGGGGGCTCAATGACAGGCGGTGCCCTAAAACAAAAAACGTCATCCATTTTAAGCAGAAAAGGCGAACTTGAAGAATTAAAGGTAAGAATTACGGATATGGAATCAAAGACGGCAGGATTGGAATCACAGGTTAAGCTTCTTAAAGCGGATATCCAAAAGCTTGAAGCAAGGATCGATGGTCATAGAAAATTAGGGGAAGAGCTAAGATTAAAGGAACAGTCAATAAAAGGCGATCTTCGAGAATTAGAATTTGAGGAGAAAAGTATAAATGAAAGATTGTCCCTTTATGATATGGATAAAGCACAATTTATGGAAGATAAGACGAAATTGTTGAATAGAAAAGCTGATTTACATTCATTACTTGAAGCTTATCAGTCCCAAATAACTTCTTATGACGAAAAGATTCTTATGCTGACAGATCAGAAAAACATGCAAAAAACTTCAAAAGAGACGCTTTTATCTGAAATAAATGAGCTAAAAGTCAGCTATGCATCAAAAAGTGAACAATATAATCATGCTAAAGATAAATATGAAGCCATATTGGAAGAGCTTGCAGAAATAAACGAGAAATTAATCATTTGTAAAGAGGACCTTGAACTCCTTTCCTCGGAAATGGTAAATAGCTTCTCTGGAGAACAGCAGTTAGAAGAAGCTGCCAAAAGGAAGCTTCAAGACAAAACGGAAACACTTAACTTAATTTCCTCAAGAAGAGAAGAACGAATGGGGCTTCAAACAGCTCTGGAAGATTTAGAGCTTGAAACAAAAGAGCTAAAAAGGCTTCATAAAGGAATGGTCGAAGCACTTAAGGACGAGGAAGTAAGGCTTAATCGTTTAGATGTTGAGCTTGAAACCCGATTGACTCATTTAAGAGAAGAGTATTTGTTGTCCTTTGAAGGGGCTAAAGTAGAATATCCTTTAACGATTGATGTTAATGAAGCCAGAAAAAAAGTAAAACTAATTAAATTGGCCATTGAAGAGCTGGGAACAGTAAATCTAGGTGCGATTGAGGAATATGAACGGGTATCAGAACGGTATGAATTCCTGCTAGAGCAAAAAAATGATTTACAAGCGGCTAAAGATACGTTGTTCCAGGTTATTGATGAAATGGATATTGAAATGAAAAAACGGTTCCAGCAAACCTTTGAGGGCATTCGTTTTCATTTCGAATCAGTTTTTCAATCATTATTTGGCGGGGGCAGAGCAGATTTAAAGCTTACAGATCCAGATGATTTATTAAATACCGGTGTCGAAATTGTTGCACAGCCACCTGGAAAAAAACTGCAAAACCTAGGATTATTATCAGGTGGGGAAAGAGCACTAACAGCGATAGCACTGCTTTTTTCGATATTAAAGGTGCGACCTGTTCCGTTCTGTATTCTTGATGAGGTTGAGGCAGCACTTGACGAGGCAAACGTATTCCGCTTTAGTCAGTATTTAAAGAGATTCAGCTCTGAAACGCAATTTATTGTTATCACCCATCGTAAGGGAACAATGGAGGAAGCTGACGTATTGTATGGTGTGACAATGCAAGAATCAGGAGTCTCGAAATTAGTGTCTGTTCGCTTAGAAGAGACGAAGGAATTAATAACTCAATAA
- a CDS encoding ABC transporter ATP-binding protein, with the protein MIEIIDLTKRYGNFTALNSLNLQIEKGSVFGFVGQNGAGKSTTFSILATLLAPTSGTAYINGFNVQKEPKMVRRQLGYMPDFFGVYDQLKTIEYLHFYGASYGIPLQEREKLIPQLLDLVNLSHKQDSYVDVLSRGMKQRLCLARSLIHDPEVLILDEPASGLDPRARVEMREILKELKSMGKTILISSHILPELAEMCDTIGIIDQGQLVAEGSVSDIQAKLKGEKLIIVKTFKDFDKAAAFFEDDPNVSKLHKGEEENSLQFIYKGSDLEQMELLKKAIINNIAITSFSEIETDLEDVFMEITRGVELS; encoded by the coding sequence GTGATTGAAATTATCGACCTCACAAAACGATACGGAAATTTTACAGCGCTTAATTCACTTAATCTGCAAATTGAGAAGGGATCTGTCTTTGGATTTGTCGGGCAGAATGGCGCTGGAAAGTCAACTACCTTTTCGATATTAGCTACTTTGCTTGCTCCGACTTCAGGAACGGCCTATATAAATGGATTTAACGTCCAAAAGGAACCGAAAATGGTAAGAAGACAGCTTGGGTATATGCCAGATTTCTTTGGAGTATATGATCAGCTAAAAACAATAGAATATTTACATTTCTATGGAGCGAGCTATGGGATTCCTTTACAAGAAAGAGAAAAGCTTATTCCTCAATTGCTGGATCTTGTCAATTTATCTCATAAGCAGGATTCCTATGTAGACGTACTGTCGAGAGGGATGAAGCAGCGTTTATGTCTGGCTAGAAGCTTAATCCATGATCCAGAGGTGCTGATACTTGATGAACCTGCCTCTGGACTGGATCCAAGAGCGCGTGTAGAAATGCGGGAAATATTAAAGGAATTAAAGAGCATGGGGAAAACGATATTAATTTCTTCGCATATTCTGCCAGAGCTAGCTGAAATGTGCGATACGATCGGAATTATTGATCAAGGTCAGCTTGTTGCCGAAGGGTCAGTTTCAGACATTCAAGCCAAGTTAAAAGGAGAGAAATTGATTATTGTTAAGACATTCAAAGATTTCGATAAAGCGGCAGCCTTCTTTGAAGATGATCCTAATGTGTCAAAATTACATAAAGGAGAGGAGGAAAACTCCCTGCAATTTATTTATAAGGGCTCTGATCTTGAGCAAATGGAATTACTGAAAAAGGCGATCATAAACAACATCGCAATCACAAGCTTTTCAGAAATTGAGACGGATCTTGAAGATGTATTTATGGAAATTACTAGGGGAGTAGAGCTGTCATGA
- the rnc gene encoding ribonuclease III, which translates to MHNIGKDKDKRSFRSIDKRFKEFQKKIGIDFQNEKLLKQAFTHSSYVNEHRRKPNEDNERLEFLGDAVLELTVSQFLFLKYPLMSEGELTKLRAAIVCEPSLVAFAHELSFGELVLLGKGEEMTGGRERPALLADVFESFIGALYLDKGLDTVVFFLEKIVFPKVNSGKFAHVMDYKSQLQELIQRDGQGLIEYKILQEKGPAHNREFVSRVSMNGMELGTGTGRSKKEAEQHAAQMALEVLRNKLN; encoded by the coding sequence ATGCACAATATTGGAAAAGACAAGGATAAAAGGTCATTTCGATCTATAGATAAACGTTTTAAGGAATTTCAAAAAAAAATCGGTATTGATTTTCAAAATGAAAAGCTTTTAAAACAGGCCTTTACACATTCATCGTATGTAAATGAGCACCGCAGAAAACCAAATGAAGATAATGAGCGGCTTGAGTTCTTAGGTGATGCGGTACTTGAGTTAACGGTTTCTCAGTTTCTGTTTTTAAAATACCCATTGATGAGTGAAGGCGAATTAACTAAATTAAGGGCAGCTATAGTTTGCGAACCTTCTCTTGTAGCATTTGCACATGAACTATCCTTTGGAGAGCTTGTTCTATTAGGCAAGGGGGAAGAAATGACCGGTGGTAGGGAAAGACCAGCGTTGCTAGCAGACGTTTTCGAGTCATTTATTGGTGCTTTATATTTAGATAAAGGCTTAGATACAGTTGTCTTTTTCCTCGAAAAAATTGTTTTTCCAAAAGTCAATTCAGGTAAATTTGCTCATGTTATGGATTATAAAAGCCAGCTGCAAGAATTGATTCAGCGTGATGGTCAAGGTCTTATTGAGTATAAAATATTGCAGGAAAAAGGTCCCGCGCATAATCGAGAATTTGTTTCTAGGGTATCAATGAACGGAATGGAATTAGGGACAGGCACAGGCCGCTCCAAAAAGGAAGCCGAACAACATGCAGCACAGATGGCTCTTGAGGTCCTAAGAAATAAGCTGAACTAG
- a CDS encoding acyl carrier protein, translating to MAEVLERVTKIIVDRLGVEESEVKLEASFKDDLGADSLDVVELVMELEDEFDMEISDDDAEKIATVGDAVNYISAKQ from the coding sequence ATGGCAGAAGTATTAGAAAGAGTAACAAAGATTATCGTTGACCGTCTAGGTGTTGAAGAGTCTGAAGTAAAATTAGAAGCTTCTTTCAAAGATGATCTTGGCGCTGATTCCCTTGATGTAGTTGAATTAGTAATGGAATTAGAAGATGAGTTTGATATGGAAATCTCTGATGATGACGCTGAAAAAATTGCTACAGTCGGTGACGCTGTAAATTACATAAGTGCAAAGCAATAA
- a CDS encoding ABC transporter permease, with protein sequence MKNFVINPVLNKEFKLRFRSFKSFLGILFYLLALGIIIVGFVFIESLSNSQGFFKPDQSRTIFIMLSFLQLALVLFITPGLTAGVISSERERQTLNIMLTTTQSSASIILSKLISSISYLLLLIIAGLPLYSFVFLFGGISPGQVLTTISFYIFTMLAFGSVGVLLSTLIRKTIVSMVSAYGVTLFLAGGTAFLAIVFMQFANRYGYTGTPSTSPLAYFAAMLNPPIILLSTFEPEFSREITNTTGIKFPLWIAYLISYTVIIIGAVFISIKKLRPNMKKG encoded by the coding sequence ATGAAGAATTTTGTTATAAACCCTGTTCTGAATAAGGAATTTAAGCTTCGTTTTCGATCTTTCAAAAGCTTTCTTGGCATTCTCTTTTATCTGCTTGCGCTTGGAATAATCATTGTCGGATTTGTATTTATCGAATCACTCTCAAACTCACAGGGCTTTTTCAAGCCAGATCAAAGCAGGACGATATTTATCATGCTATCTTTTCTTCAGCTCGCATTAGTTCTATTTATTACTCCTGGACTTACAGCAGGTGTCATTAGCAGTGAGCGTGAACGACAGACATTGAATATAATGCTGACAACGACACAAAGCTCGGCCAGCATTATCCTAAGCAAGCTGATATCCTCCATTTCTTACTTGCTTTTATTAATCATTGCAGGTCTGCCTCTATACAGCTTTGTCTTTCTTTTCGGGGGGATATCCCCTGGTCAGGTGTTAACGACCATTTCATTTTATATTTTCACGATGCTTGCTTTTGGCAGTGTCGGTGTCCTATTATCAACACTTATTAGGAAAACGATTGTGTCGATGGTGTCCGCTTATGGAGTTACTTTATTTTTAGCAGGCGGAACTGCATTTTTGGCGATTGTATTCATGCAATTCGCCAATCGTTACGGATACACGGGAACACCATCAACAAGCCCTTTAGCTTATTTTGCGGCGATGCTAAATCCGCCAATCATTCTCCTAAGTACTTTTGAGCCTGAATTCTCAAGGGAAATTACGAATACAACAGGGATTAAATTTCCATTGTGGATCGCTTATTTAATATCGTATACAGTCATCATTATCGGTGCTGTCTTCATTAGTATTAAAAAACTGCGTCCTAATATGAAAAAGGGATGA
- the ftsY gene encoding signal recognition particle-docking protein FtsY, with amino-acid sequence MSFFKKLKEKITKQTDSVTEKFKDGLAKTRDNFSNKVNDLVARYRKVDEDFFEELEEILIQADVGFDTVMELVEELKLEVKRKNIQDPKDVQSVISEKLVEIYEAGGKSSSELNIQSDSLTVILFVGVNGVGKTTTIGKLAHKFKNEGKKVILAAGDTFRAGAIEQLEVWGDRVGVEVIKQAEGSDPAAVMFDAIQAAKSRHADILICDTAGRLQNKVNLMKELEKVKRVIEREVPGAPHEVLLVLDATTGQNALIQAKTFKEATDVSGIVLTKLDGTAKGGIVLAIRNELDIPVKFVGLGEKMDDLQEFNAEQYVYGLFAELVEQEAE; translated from the coding sequence ATGAGTTTTTTCAAAAAGTTAAAAGAAAAAATAACAAAACAAACTGATAGTGTGACAGAAAAGTTTAAAGATGGATTAGCAAAAACAAGAGACAATTTTTCAAATAAAGTAAATGATCTTGTTGCAAGATATCGCAAAGTCGATGAGGATTTCTTTGAGGAGCTAGAGGAAATCCTCATTCAAGCGGATGTTGGCTTCGATACCGTAATGGAGCTTGTTGAAGAGTTAAAATTAGAAGTGAAAAGAAAAAATATTCAAGATCCGAAAGATGTTCAAAGTGTGATCTCTGAGAAACTAGTTGAAATTTATGAAGCAGGCGGAAAGTCCTCTTCTGAGCTTAATATCCAATCTGATTCGTTAACCGTTATCCTTTTTGTCGGTGTTAATGGAGTTGGGAAAACTACAACCATTGGCAAGCTTGCACATAAATTCAAAAATGAAGGTAAAAAGGTGATATTAGCAGCAGGGGATACTTTTAGAGCAGGAGCAATTGAGCAGCTTGAGGTTTGGGGAGATAGAGTCGGTGTTGAAGTCATAAAGCAAGCTGAAGGCTCAGATCCTGCGGCAGTTATGTTTGATGCGATCCAAGCGGCAAAATCCCGACATGCTGATATATTAATTTGTGATACAGCGGGAAGGCTTCAAAACAAAGTAAACTTGATGAAGGAGCTTGAAAAGGTCAAGCGGGTTATTGAACGAGAAGTTCCTGGCGCTCCGCATGAGGTCCTTCTAGTACTTGATGCCACGACTGGCCAAAATGCATTGATTCAAGCAAAAACCTTTAAGGAAGCAACAGATGTTAGCGGTATTGTGCTAACTAAGCTTGATGGAACAGCAAAAGGCGGAATCGTCCTTGCTATTAGAAATGAACTGGACATCCCTGTTAAATTTGTTGGTCTTGGAGAAAAAATGGATGACCTTCAGGAATTTAATGCAGAACAGTATGTTTATGGGCTTTTTGCAGAGTTAGTTGAACAAGAAGCTGAATAA
- a CDS encoding MoxR family ATPase: protein MTSTTEKEQQFTFAAETISKVKDEIQSFIVGQNEVIDQVLWSILAGGHVLLEGLPGLGKTMLIKTISECLDLKFSRIQFTPDIMPSDITGTMLLQPDEAGRQNFVFHKGPLFANIILADEINRATPKTQSALLEAMGEKTVTIMGETKRMENPFFVLATQNPIDMEGTYPLPEAQTDRFICKVHVHYPSKEELKEIVLRTTGTETVQLEKMAKVQDVIVLQQLTKEVLVSEDIIDYAVNMISATHPESEEAPELVKQFVQYGSGPRGLQSLISLAKARAISLGRYHVSIGDIKHVAKPVLRHRLILNFEGEANGMTADKIIEHLLDNLGQGARG, encoded by the coding sequence ATGACTTCAACAACAGAAAAGGAACAGCAATTCACCTTTGCGGCCGAAACTATCTCAAAAGTCAAAGATGAAATCCAATCATTTATTGTCGGCCAGAATGAGGTAATAGATCAAGTATTATGGAGTATATTGGCGGGTGGGCATGTGCTATTAGAGGGGCTGCCAGGATTAGGAAAAACAATGCTGATCAAAACAATTTCTGAATGTTTGGATCTGAAATTCTCCCGTATCCAATTTACGCCAGATATTATGCCATCTGATATTACAGGAACGATGCTTCTTCAGCCAGATGAAGCAGGAAGACAGAATTTTGTTTTTCATAAAGGACCATTATTTGCAAATATTATTTTGGCAGATGAAATAAACAGAGCTACTCCAAAAACACAGAGTGCCTTACTTGAGGCAATGGGAGAGAAAACAGTTACTATTATGGGTGAAACAAAACGAATGGAAAACCCGTTTTTCGTTTTGGCAACGCAAAATCCAATTGATATGGAAGGGACTTACCCTTTGCCAGAGGCTCAAACTGATCGTTTTATTTGTAAAGTGCATGTTCATTATCCGTCTAAAGAGGAGCTTAAAGAAATTGTTTTGCGAACGACAGGAACGGAAACGGTCCAATTAGAAAAAATGGCTAAAGTACAGGATGTTATCGTACTTCAGCAGCTGACTAAAGAGGTATTAGTTTCAGAAGATATTATTGATTATGCTGTAAATATGATTTCAGCTACACATCCCGAATCTGAGGAAGCACCAGAATTAGTAAAGCAATTCGTTCAGTATGGAAGCGGTCCGCGTGGTCTACAAAGCTTAATTAGCCTGGCTAAAGCAAGAGCAATTAGCTTAGGAAGATATCATGTTTCTATAGGTGATATCAAGCATGTCGCTAAGCCGGTATTAAGACACCGCCTCATTTTAAACTTCGAAGGGGAGGCAAATGGCATGACGGCTGATAAGATTATCGAACATTTATTAGATAATCTTGGACAGGGAGCAAGAGGATAA
- the fabG gene encoding 3-oxoacyl-[acyl-carrier-protein] reductase translates to MKLEGKIALVTGASRGIGREIALELARQGADIAVNYSGSEERANGVVAEIKEMGRSAIAIQCDVSNSESVANMVKETIDAFGKLDILVNNAGITKDNLLMRMKEDEWDDVININLKGVFLCTKAVTRQMMKQRSGRIINISSIVGVSGNPGQANYVAAKSGVIGLTKTSAKELASRGITVNAVAPGFITTDMTDKLQEEVKEAMLKQIPLARFGEPSDIANVVVFLASEDSRYMTGQTLHVDGGMVM, encoded by the coding sequence ATGAAGCTTGAAGGAAAAATAGCTCTAGTAACCGGGGCTTCCCGCGGAATTGGCCGAGAAATTGCTTTAGAATTAGCTAGACAAGGTGCAGATATTGCAGTTAATTACTCTGGCAGTGAAGAAAGAGCCAATGGGGTAGTTGCTGAAATTAAGGAAATGGGCCGAAGCGCGATTGCGATTCAATGTGATGTTTCCAATAGTGAATCGGTTGCGAATATGGTAAAGGAAACAATTGACGCTTTTGGCAAACTTGATATTCTCGTTAATAATGCTGGCATTACGAAGGATAATCTTTTGATGAGAATGAAGGAAGACGAGTGGGATGATGTAATCAATATTAATCTTAAAGGTGTCTTCTTATGTACGAAAGCAGTGACTAGACAAATGATGAAGCAAAGAAGCGGGCGAATTATTAATATTTCATCGATAGTCGGAGTCAGTGGAAATCCTGGACAAGCAAACTATGTTGCTGCTAAATCTGGTGTAATCGGATTGACAAAAACATCCGCTAAGGAACTCGCCTCTCGTGGAATAACCGTTAATGCTGTCGCACCTGGATTTATTACAACAGACATGACGGATAAGCTTCAAGAAGAAGTAAAGGAAGCGATGTTAAAGCAAATTCCGTTAGCTCGGTTTGGTGAGCCTTCAGATATTGCTAATGTTGTTGTTTTCCTCGCATCAGAAGATAGCCGCTACATGACAGGCCAGACACTCCATGTTGATGGCGGAATGGTTATGTAA
- the fabD gene encoding ACP S-malonyltransferase translates to MGKIAFLFPGQGSQTVGMGKTLADADQTVKSYFDIADEKLNFSLSNLIFDGPQEELTLTTNAQPALLTTSIAVLEYFKQFGIKPDFVAGHSLGEYTALVAAGAISFEDGVYAVRKRGEYMEEAVPNGEGTMAAVLGLDRDTLRTVTEKVTEEGDSVQLANLNCPGQIVISGSRKGVEIASVRAKEAGAKRVMPLVVSGPFHSELMKPAAEKFKGILDEIEVKNAEIPVIANVTADEIISAEEIKEKLIEQLYSPVLWEDSVQKMISLGVDTFIEIGPGKVLSGLVKKIDKSVRIFAVSDQETCTAVIDSLKEEIQ, encoded by the coding sequence ATGGGGAAAATTGCATTTCTATTTCCAGGCCAAGGATCACAGACTGTTGGTATGGGAAAAACTCTAGCCGATGCTGATCAAACAGTAAAATCTTACTTTGATATAGCAGATGAAAAATTAAACTTCTCTCTTTCAAATCTGATTTTTGATGGACCGCAGGAGGAGCTGACTTTAACAACAAATGCGCAGCCTGCGTTACTTACGACAAGTATTGCTGTCCTTGAGTATTTTAAACAATTTGGAATCAAACCGGATTTTGTTGCCGGCCACAGTCTTGGTGAGTATACTGCACTTGTAGCTGCAGGAGCAATTTCTTTTGAGGACGGGGTGTACGCAGTTCGAAAAAGAGGCGAATATATGGAAGAAGCAGTTCCTAATGGAGAAGGTACAATGGCCGCAGTTTTAGGCTTAGACCGAGACACCCTTCGGACAGTAACTGAAAAGGTTACTGAAGAAGGTGATTCAGTGCAGCTTGCGAATTTGAACTGTCCTGGACAAATTGTTATTTCTGGATCGAGAAAAGGCGTTGAAATTGCATCGGTCAGGGCTAAAGAAGCAGGCGCAAAACGTGTCATGCCCCTCGTAGTTAGCGGGCCTTTCCACTCCGAATTAATGAAGCCTGCGGCAGAGAAGTTTAAAGGAATACTAGATGAAATTGAAGTTAAGAATGCAGAAATTCCAGTTATTGCAAATGTTACAGCAGATGAAATCATTTCGGCAGAAGAAATTAAAGAAAAATTAATTGAGCAGCTTTATTCACCTGTCCTATGGGAAGATTCCGTACAAAAGATGATTTCCTTAGGGGTAGATACATTTATTGAAATTGGTCCAGGAAAGGTTCTGTCTGGTCTCGTAAAGAAAATCGATAAAAGTGTTCGGATTTTTGCCGTTTCGGATCAAGAGACATGTACAGCAGTGATCGATTCCTTAAAGGAGGAAATACAATGA